The genomic DNA ACCACGAAGAAACCGGCGACGATCGCGAGGCTCACGAGCGGGTCGATATCCGACACGCCGAAAAAGCCATAGCGAAAGCCGTCGATCATGTAGAAAAACGGATTGAGCCGCGATACTTCGCGCCACACGGGCGGCAGCGTATGCGTCGAGTAGAACACGCCCGACAGGAACGTGAGCGGCATGATCAGAAAGTTCTGGAACGCGGCGAGCTGGTCGAACTTCTCGGCCCAGATGCCGGCGATCAGACCCAGCGTGCCGAGGATCGCCGCGCCGAACATCGCGAACACGATGATGTAGAGCGGTGCGGTAAAGGCGAGCGGCACGAACCAGATCGTCACGATGAACACACCGAAGCCGACACACAAGCCGCGAGCGACGGCCGCGAGCACGTAGGCCGCGAATATCTCGTAGTGCGACAGCGGCGGCAGCAACATGAACACGAGGTTGCCCGTGATCTTCGACTGGATCAGCGAAGAAGAACTATTCGCGAACGCGTTCTGCAGCACGCTCATCATCACGAGTCCCGGAACCAGGAAGCTCGTATATTCGACGCCCGGATAGACCTGCACGTGGCCGCGCAGCGCGTGGCCGAAGATGGTCAGGTACAGCAGCGCGGTGATGACCGGCGCGAGCACGGTCTGGAACGATACCTTCCAGAAACGCAGCAGTTCTTTGTAAAACAGCGTGCTAAATCCACTGTAGCCGCTCATGCAAGCCCCTCGATCACTTCCGGACCGTTCATCACCTGAACGAATACGTCTTCGAGGTCGGCCTTGCGGACCTCGATTTCGTCGAATGTACAACCGGCCGCGCGGC from Paraburkholderia sp. HP33-1 includes the following:
- a CDS encoding ABC transporter permease, encoding MSGYSGFSTLFYKELLRFWKVSFQTVLAPVITALLYLTIFGHALRGHVQVYPGVEYTSFLVPGLVMMSVLQNAFANSSSSLIQSKITGNLVFMLLPPLSHYEIFAAYVLAAVARGLCVGFGVFIVTIWFVPLAFTAPLYIIVFAMFGAAILGTLGLIAGIWAEKFDQLAAFQNFLIMPLTFLSGVFYSTHTLPPVWREVSRLNPFFYMIDGFRYGFFGVSDIDPLVSLAIVAGFFVVLAVVAMRMLASGYKLRH